The following proteins are co-located in the Paludibaculum fermentans genome:
- a CDS encoding alpha-galactosidase — MAQPDARPVQAQLIARTKQGKFDRNGRRDRKMLIAGKKYERGIAMPSPGEIVVQLAAPAKSFDAIAGVDSNDLGYYDNAGRGSVVASVECGSRQVFQSGTLKEGMPGVAIHTELGGATEFRLKLAAVGNRLRTYQGEWDQLDWAEARVTMADGSVVWLADLPAGPLPAPYAVEAPFSFRYGGRPSAEFLGQWKVERESRAIDANRTRIRVTYTDAASGLQARAEAVAYADYPTVEWTVYFRNTGTQPTPILEDIQAIDTQLERTPEGEFQLHHSIGSPNSPTDFRPLETVLAPGSRKAFVARGGRPTDTDLGNFNLEWAGGGAIVTVGWPAQWSAEFVRDKATKVRVRSGQELTHLRLLPGEEIRTPLVVLQFWRGGDWIDAQNVWRRWMLDHNLPRPGGKLPPPMLSSGSSRQTVEMQEANEANQVLYLNRALDAGLKLDYWWMDAGWYPYQQGWYKTGTWEVDPARFPRGFVPISEAAHKRGTKIIVWFEPERVTDGTWLHKNHPEWLLGPDGKDKLLNLGNPDALHWVTEHVSNLIRTQGIDLYRQDFNFEPLQLWRNADTEDRQGITENKYVAGYLAYLDELHRRFPEMILDNCASGGRRDDLETLRRSVPLWRSDFAYDPEPMQQFTYGMALWIPYFGSAFNSLDPYIFRSQMTPALSIGMVAERYENGLPRMKSLLAQWQRVSEFYAADFYPLTPYTTEKSGWLAWQFNRPERGDGVIHAFRRADNAFELAKFRLRGVEAGARYKVTNLDTARSTVVTGAELTQGGLPVTLTARPGSALILYEKLAVAR; from the coding sequence ATGGCACAGCCGGACGCCCGGCCCGTCCAGGCCCAACTCATCGCCCGGACCAAGCAGGGCAAGTTCGACCGCAATGGCCGCCGGGACCGGAAAATGCTCATCGCCGGCAAGAAATACGAACGCGGCATCGCCATGCCGTCACCCGGCGAGATCGTTGTCCAGTTGGCAGCGCCCGCCAAATCCTTTGACGCAATAGCTGGCGTGGATAGTAACGACCTGGGCTACTACGACAATGCCGGACGCGGCAGCGTAGTGGCCTCCGTAGAATGCGGCAGCCGCCAGGTTTTTCAGTCCGGGACCCTGAAGGAGGGCATGCCCGGAGTCGCTATCCATACAGAACTGGGCGGCGCCACCGAATTCCGCTTAAAACTGGCAGCCGTGGGCAACCGGCTGCGGACCTATCAGGGGGAGTGGGACCAACTGGACTGGGCGGAGGCGCGCGTCACCATGGCTGACGGTTCCGTAGTCTGGCTCGCTGATCTGCCTGCCGGGCCGCTGCCGGCGCCCTATGCCGTCGAAGCGCCGTTCTCCTTCCGCTACGGCGGACGGCCCTCCGCGGAGTTTCTCGGCCAGTGGAAGGTGGAACGGGAAAGCCGGGCCATAGATGCCAATAGGACCAGGATCCGTGTCACTTATACGGATGCCGCATCGGGCCTGCAGGCGCGCGCGGAAGCAGTGGCTTATGCCGACTATCCCACCGTCGAGTGGACAGTCTATTTCAGGAACACCGGCACGCAGCCAACTCCCATTCTGGAAGACATCCAAGCCATCGACACCCAATTGGAGCGCACGCCTGAAGGTGAATTCCAGCTCCATCACAGCATCGGCAGCCCGAATTCGCCCACTGACTTCCGGCCCCTGGAGACTGTGCTGGCGCCTGGTTCGCGAAAGGCCTTCGTGGCCCGGGGCGGCCGGCCGACGGACACGGACCTGGGCAATTTCAATCTCGAGTGGGCCGGTGGAGGGGCCATTGTCACGGTGGGGTGGCCAGCCCAGTGGTCCGCAGAGTTCGTGCGCGACAAGGCGACGAAGGTGCGAGTCCGCAGCGGCCAGGAGCTGACACACCTGCGCCTGCTGCCCGGTGAGGAGATTCGCACGCCCCTGGTTGTACTCCAGTTCTGGCGCGGCGGCGATTGGATTGATGCGCAGAATGTGTGGCGGCGCTGGATGCTGGACCACAATCTGCCGCGCCCAGGAGGGAAACTTCCTCCACCGATGCTCTCCAGCGGCAGCTCGCGGCAGACCGTAGAGATGCAGGAAGCCAATGAAGCCAACCAGGTCCTCTACCTGAATCGCGCCCTCGATGCAGGGCTGAAGCTGGATTACTGGTGGATGGATGCGGGTTGGTACCCATATCAGCAAGGCTGGTACAAGACCGGCACGTGGGAGGTGGACCCGGCCCGGTTTCCACGCGGCTTCGTACCGATCTCCGAGGCTGCTCACAAGCGCGGCACGAAGATCATCGTCTGGTTTGAACCCGAGCGCGTGACCGACGGGACCTGGCTCCACAAGAACCACCCCGAGTGGCTGCTGGGTCCTGATGGCAAGGACAAGCTTCTGAATCTTGGGAATCCCGACGCCCTGCACTGGGTGACCGAACACGTCAGTAACCTGATCAGGACGCAAGGCATCGACCTCTACCGTCAGGATTTCAATTTCGAGCCTCTGCAGCTGTGGCGCAATGCCGACACTGAAGACCGGCAGGGCATCACCGAGAACAAGTACGTGGCGGGGTACCTGGCTTACCTCGACGAGTTGCACCGCCGGTTTCCGGAAATGATTTTGGACAACTGCGCTTCGGGCGGACGGCGGGACGATCTGGAAACCCTGCGCCGCTCCGTTCCGTTGTGGCGTAGCGACTTTGCATACGACCCGGAGCCCATGCAGCAGTTCACCTACGGCATGGCTTTGTGGATTCCGTACTTTGGCTCGGCGTTCAACTCCCTGGATCCCTATATCTTCCGCAGCCAGATGACGCCGGCGCTCTCCATCGGCATGGTCGCGGAACGCTACGAGAACGGCCTTCCGAGAATGAAGTCACTGCTGGCCCAGTGGCAGCGCGTGTCGGAGTTCTATGCTGCTGACTTCTACCCGCTGACCCCGTATACGACTGAGAAGTCCGGCTGGCTCGCCTGGCAATTCAACAGACCGGAGCGCGGCGATGGAGTGATCCACGCGTTCCGCCGCGCGGACAATGCCTTCGAACTGGCAAAGTTCCGCCTACGCGGAGTCGAGGCGGGTGCGCGCTACAAGGTCACGAACCTGGATACGGCGCGGTCCACCGTAGTTACTGGAGCGGAGTTGACGCAGGGAGGACTGCCAGTGACACTGAC
- a CDS encoding MSCRAMM family protein, with translation MRVMSLCRIVLFWSFSANFFLFGQTSNAEKFTLSGSVLNSATGEPVKRALLTLSPIYQGQALAPRELTPSPVFSDPGGAFSFAGLSAGRYRITAQKPQYRQDPEAGTIELGPSRANFEVKLDPLATLEGTVLDTAGNPIQAVSVQLIQASVLSGRRTFRVDRSVSTDDRGRYRLWNLQPGSYYVRLSGRAGGTRTFMGENAPLVDWPQVVAPIYHGRAVDRASATPLVLGLGQRATIDFNEPLKPAFKVKGLLTNFVPHAKTVVQLLTPDGQPVSARVAVNEINGRVEVNDVTTGDYLLRATQGEGDGRLQAEADVRVSASHVEGVELQLQRGIEIQVSLNCDQDNQARDRVPCRGSMELRSAGESNYAVSDGGGRLKFRNVNPGVYSWRATSFGGYVAAASIGAEALTPGSTIHVRAGLQPEKVELVVRSDGGVIEGEISPGIRQPSLGILAVPNFESLSGPTEGQSLPDGRFFVQPLAPGDYTVYAHPRLREIPYLEPEALRNLTNGFRVTVTSKGRSEVKITAVSE, from the coding sequence ATGCGTGTAATGTCGCTGTGCCGGATCGTTCTCTTCTGGTCGTTCTCGGCAAACTTCTTCCTTTTCGGGCAGACATCCAATGCCGAAAAGTTCACTCTTTCAGGCAGTGTTTTGAACAGCGCAACCGGGGAACCCGTCAAGCGTGCCCTGCTGACGCTGAGCCCGATTTACCAAGGTCAGGCTTTGGCGCCCCGGGAGCTTACGCCCAGCCCGGTTTTCTCGGACCCGGGCGGGGCATTTTCCTTTGCAGGTCTCAGTGCCGGCCGTTACCGGATTACAGCCCAGAAACCGCAATATCGTCAGGATCCGGAAGCAGGGACGATTGAACTGGGGCCGTCCCGGGCGAATTTTGAGGTGAAACTGGATCCGCTGGCAACGCTTGAAGGAACCGTACTGGATACCGCGGGCAATCCCATTCAGGCTGTCAGCGTTCAACTCATTCAGGCATCTGTCTTGTCGGGCCGGCGCACCTTTCGGGTGGACCGCTCTGTCTCAACCGACGATCGCGGGCGCTACCGGCTGTGGAACCTGCAGCCCGGGTCGTATTACGTCCGCCTCTCGGGGCGTGCGGGCGGCACCCGAACCTTCATGGGCGAGAACGCTCCGCTAGTCGACTGGCCTCAAGTGGTCGCGCCCATCTACCATGGCCGCGCCGTCGATCGCGCTTCCGCCACGCCACTGGTTCTGGGTCTTGGCCAGCGCGCCACCATTGATTTCAATGAGCCGCTCAAGCCCGCCTTCAAGGTCAAAGGGCTTCTCACTAATTTTGTGCCGCATGCGAAGACAGTCGTCCAGTTGTTGACGCCTGACGGTCAGCCGGTTTCGGCCCGGGTGGCTGTGAACGAAATCAACGGCCGTGTCGAGGTGAATGATGTGACAACCGGCGACTACCTGCTGAGGGCGACGCAAGGCGAAGGCGACGGGCGCCTGCAGGCTGAGGCGGACGTGCGGGTGTCAGCGAGTCATGTGGAAGGTGTGGAACTGCAACTCCAGCGTGGGATCGAAATCCAGGTCTCGCTGAACTGTGACCAGGATAACCAGGCCAGGGATCGTGTGCCCTGTCGGGGATCCATGGAACTTCGGTCAGCCGGCGAATCAAACTACGCCGTGTCCGACGGCGGAGGACGCCTGAAGTTCAGGAACGTGAATCCTGGCGTCTATTCGTGGAGAGCCACGAGTTTTGGGGGCTATGTCGCCGCCGCCTCAATTGGCGCCGAAGCGCTCACTCCCGGGTCCACAATCCATGTGCGTGCAGGGCTTCAGCCGGAAAAGGTGGAACTCGTCGTCCGCTCGGATGGTGGTGTGATCGAGGGAGAAATCAGCCCCGGCATTCGCCAGCCTTCCCTCGGCATCCTGGCGGTTCCCAATTTCGAATCTCTTTCGGGTCCCACAGAAGGTCAATCGCTGCCGGATGGGCGATTTTTCGTGCAGCCATTGGCTCCAGGCGACTACACGGTCTATGCGCACCCCCGATTGAGGGAGATCCCCTATCTGGAGCCTGAGGCTCTGCGCAACCTCACCAATGGTTTCCGCGTGACGGTCACCTCAAAAGGCCGGTCGGAAGTGAAGATCACGGCGGTATCCGAATGA
- a CDS encoding carboxypeptidase regulatory-like domain-containing protein has product MKRFLLVFLAAAVCAGQDRASSYTIAGTVTDSVSGQPSARVRVVLAPAERPTSELSSGITAGDGRFHFEVSKGKYQLRAERNGLPGQPYGAESIFSGFGIAIIAGPGQNTANIVFAVHPPSTISGIVLDEAGDPVENAIVQLMYVQVVAGRKSVSTLGWGRTNDLGEYRFSGLASGEYYIAVTGKPWYVSSPHSAPDDPASGSEIVRAAFVPAFYPNTADPRAAAPIEVKPGQDAVASFSLFTKPGFALTVECESCSGKQMRLDLISEGVSGTQAFHRTEYIRGRSVMPAISPGMYTVKISNQDMGTPLVATATADLTAADAEVVLTPQESARVSGQVTLQNADPRLLSRMFISLRSEDFRTPSFSREIAPDGTFQIPVSWPGRFRLWITGVPGVFASRVTSEDSAFQNGVLTIGDGTLVKLNVVASGGMGRVSGFVRRNDSPASGVLVVLASAALPADPGWYLGFKTDSDGSFDFKNVRPGDYRLFAVNNTELEYANPGAIRPYLEAAKPLLVEMNGVLDVDLELP; this is encoded by the coding sequence ATGAAACGGTTTCTTCTCGTCTTTCTTGCGGCCGCCGTTTGTGCCGGCCAGGACAGGGCCTCTTCTTACACCATCGCCGGTACAGTCACTGATTCAGTTTCGGGGCAGCCATCGGCCCGGGTCCGTGTGGTCCTGGCCCCTGCAGAGCGTCCCACCTCCGAACTGTCGTCGGGAATCACGGCCGGGGACGGACGCTTTCACTTCGAGGTCAGCAAAGGGAAATATCAGCTTCGCGCCGAGCGAAATGGCCTGCCGGGGCAACCGTACGGAGCCGAATCCATTTTTTCCGGTTTTGGCATCGCTATTATTGCGGGACCGGGGCAGAACACGGCGAACATCGTGTTCGCCGTGCATCCGCCATCCACCATCTCCGGCATCGTGCTCGATGAAGCCGGCGATCCGGTGGAGAATGCCATTGTGCAACTGATGTATGTCCAGGTTGTCGCCGGACGAAAGAGCGTCAGTACGCTGGGCTGGGGCAGAACCAACGACTTGGGGGAGTACCGGTTCAGCGGGCTTGCGTCGGGCGAGTACTATATTGCAGTCACGGGCAAGCCCTGGTATGTGTCGAGCCCGCATTCCGCGCCCGATGATCCAGCCTCCGGCAGCGAGATTGTGCGGGCAGCGTTCGTGCCCGCCTTTTATCCGAATACGGCCGATCCTCGCGCTGCTGCTCCCATTGAGGTGAAGCCGGGCCAGGATGCTGTCGCCAGTTTCTCTTTGTTTACGAAGCCGGGCTTTGCGCTGACTGTCGAGTGCGAATCGTGCAGCGGGAAGCAGATGCGCCTGGATCTCATTAGCGAAGGAGTATCGGGCACCCAGGCGTTCCATCGGACCGAGTACATTCGTGGCCGGTCGGTGATGCCCGCGATCTCGCCGGGCATGTACACGGTGAAGATCAGCAATCAGGACATGGGCACCCCCCTCGTGGCCACTGCCACCGCGGACCTGACTGCCGCCGATGCCGAAGTAGTTCTCACTCCACAGGAGAGCGCCCGTGTCTCGGGGCAGGTTACCCTGCAGAACGCCGACCCTCGCCTTCTCAGCCGGATGTTCATATCCCTGCGTAGCGAGGATTTCCGCACACCGAGCTTCAGCCGGGAAATTGCACCCGATGGGACCTTTCAGATCCCGGTGTCCTGGCCCGGCAGGTTTCGTCTCTGGATCACAGGCGTGCCGGGTGTCTTCGCCAGTCGCGTCACCTCGGAAGACAGCGCGTTCCAGAACGGTGTTCTCACCATTGGAGACGGCACTCTGGTGAAACTCAATGTGGTGGCCAGTGGAGGCATGGGGCGGGTGAGCGGTTTCGTTCGTCGCAACGATTCTCCGGCCTCTGGTGTTCTAGTTGTCCTGGCCTCGGCCGCACTGCCTGCTGATCCAGGGTGGTACCTCGGCTTCAAGACGGACAGCGACGGCAGCTTTGACTTCAAAAATGTGCGTCCGGGGGACTACCGGCTGTTTGCCGTCAACAACACCGAACTGGAATATGCCAATCCCGGCGCCATCCGGCCTTATCTCGAAGCGGCCAAACCTCTCCTTGTCGAGATGAACGGCGTTCTCGACGTGGATCTGGAACTGCCCTGA
- a CDS encoding esterase, with translation MQRKAMWTAAALFAASAIVYAQAPQTPPVVSPEVSAQRTVTFRLMAPKAETVELQCGDMPGLTRGALPMVKGANGVWEGTSPVVPAGAYRYRFLVNGVAAMDPRNPLMSESNTNGWSMVVVSGAAWVDAAQVPHGAVAAVTYYSKALSRNRRMHVYTPPGYELGKGKFPIFYLLHGASDCDDSWTSVGRAGFILDNLIAAGTAKPMIVVMPAGHTSTSMGPRTAGARDEFTDDFVTDIMPYVESHYRVLKGRQNRALAGLSMGGGQTLNIGMAHLDQFGYIGVFSSGVFGRGPRTAGSTAPVIPPEWETERAAMLDNAKLKPGLKVLWFATGKDDFLLGTTKATVEMLKKHHFEPVFKETEGGHTWLNWRDYLNEFAPKLFK, from the coding sequence ATGCAGAGAAAGGCCATGTGGACCGCCGCCGCTTTGTTTGCGGCCTCGGCCATCGTATATGCTCAGGCGCCGCAAACGCCGCCCGTGGTGTCGCCCGAGGTGTCGGCGCAGCGGACAGTGACGTTCCGGCTGATGGCGCCCAAGGCAGAGACCGTGGAATTACAGTGTGGTGACATGCCCGGTCTCACCAGGGGTGCGCTGCCGATGGTCAAAGGCGCGAATGGAGTCTGGGAAGGAACCAGCCCCGTTGTGCCGGCGGGTGCCTACCGCTACCGCTTCCTGGTGAATGGCGTGGCCGCCATGGATCCCCGCAATCCCCTGATGAGCGAGTCCAATACCAATGGCTGGAGCATGGTTGTTGTTTCGGGCGCCGCGTGGGTGGATGCCGCACAGGTTCCGCATGGAGCCGTCGCCGCTGTCACCTATTATTCCAAAGCGCTCAGCCGCAACCGCCGCATGCACGTCTATACGCCGCCCGGTTATGAGCTGGGCAAAGGCAAGTTCCCTATTTTCTATCTTCTACATGGGGCAAGTGACTGCGACGATTCGTGGACATCAGTGGGCCGGGCCGGCTTCATCCTCGACAACCTGATTGCCGCCGGCACTGCAAAACCGATGATCGTTGTCATGCCAGCCGGTCACACCTCGACCTCAATGGGACCCCGCACCGCCGGCGCGCGTGACGAATTCACCGACGACTTCGTGACTGACATCATGCCCTATGTCGAGTCCCACTACCGTGTCCTGAAGGGCCGCCAGAATCGCGCCCTGGCCGGACTCTCCATGGGTGGCGGCCAGACACTCAACATCGGCATGGCCCACCTCGACCAGTTTGGCTACATCGGCGTCTTCAGCTCTGGTGTTTTTGGCCGAGGACCACGGACTGCCGGCTCGACGGCGCCAGTGATTCCTCCTGAATGGGAGACTGAGCGGGCCGCCATGCTCGATAACGCCAAGCTGAAGCCGGGCTTGAAGGTGCTCTGGTTCGCCACCGGGAAGGACGACTTTCTACTGGGGACGACCAAAGCCACGGTCGAGATGCTCAAGAAGCACCACTTTGAGCCTGTCTTCAAGGAAACCGAAGGCGGACACACCTGGCTGAATTGGCGCGACTATTTGAATGAATTCGCTCCGAAGCTGTTCAAGTAG
- a CDS encoding CAP domain-containing protein: MFHGLPLFLLLITLAVVPTLSAPTDSLAPLMLAAHNTVRSKVGVAPLEWSPQLEALARQWSKSLAANGQFRHRPGTSYGENLFEMTGDQATPQFVVGNWASEAKDYNLESNTCRRGAQCGHYTQIVWRDSKQVGCAVGRRGQREVWVCYYDPPGNWEGEKPY, encoded by the coding sequence GTGTTCCATGGCCTCCCTCTGTTTCTGCTGCTGATTACTCTGGCCGTTGTCCCCACACTCTCAGCCCCCACAGATTCCCTGGCCCCGCTCATGCTCGCGGCGCACAATACTGTCCGGTCCAAGGTCGGCGTGGCGCCACTCGAATGGTCGCCACAGTTGGAGGCATTGGCCCGGCAGTGGTCCAAGTCATTGGCCGCGAATGGGCAGTTCCGCCATCGCCCGGGTACCAGTTACGGCGAGAACCTCTTTGAGATGACCGGAGATCAGGCCACGCCCCAGTTTGTTGTCGGCAACTGGGCGTCGGAAGCGAAAGACTACAACCTCGAGAGCAACACGTGCCGGCGCGGAGCCCAATGCGGGCACTACACCCAGATTGTGTGGCGCGATTCGAAGCAGGTAGGCTGCGCTGTAGGCCGCCGCGGTCAGCGAGAGGTTTGGGTTTGTTACTACGATCCGCCCGGCAACTGGGAAGGGGAGAAGCCCTACTAG